A single window of Halobacterium jilantaiense DNA harbors:
- a CDS encoding outer membrane protein assembly factor BamB family protein yields MPLQLSRRELLGVAAGGITTLAGCARFGNETDTATLSEPEFGTTDSVWPMLSQNPANTAFADIQFPETDFQSQQLCTAGNADRTDAPILAGQNLLISRTSDGDGSGGVFGIDPETGDENWQNSDHVSYTTPSVYGQTAIFSGSGTTAALDVNSGELHWEQSVGGSGFYKTHLKVEDSIIVSTGSGQNLVALDAYTGDKQWSSPELGVVFGLATLGSKVVAARSSNDESGLVAIDTSSGEIDWTNNTTSAVSQPVAASGLVLHTDVVTGVLHAFDIETGEQEWQYSTDSDASAPPAGDANAPPAGDANAPPAVDTDAGRVFLPVSNIGLHVLDLQTGERRWSAEAFGSSKQPVVTENSVLVCAAVEISQVSRSDRTTTAVTTPRKSISSPLAIGSDQIFFTARSTKGSGALMYTVTP; encoded by the coding sequence ATGCCCCTCCAACTATCACGCAGAGAGCTGCTTGGTGTCGCCGCAGGTGGGATAACCACCCTTGCAGGCTGTGCTCGTTTCGGTAACGAGACAGACACAGCAACGCTATCGGAACCCGAATTTGGCACTACTGACTCGGTTTGGCCGATGTTAAGCCAGAACCCGGCAAATACGGCATTCGCTGACATACAGTTTCCTGAAACAGACTTCCAGAGTCAACAGCTCTGCACCGCAGGAAACGCCGACCGTACTGACGCACCAATCCTCGCAGGTCAGAACCTCCTCATATCCCGAACAAGCGATGGCGACGGGTCGGGTGGGGTCTTCGGGATCGACCCCGAAACAGGAGACGAAAACTGGCAGAATTCAGACCACGTTAGCTACACGACGCCATCTGTCTATGGCCAGACAGCCATCTTCTCTGGGAGCGGAACGACCGCTGCACTGGACGTAAATTCGGGTGAACTCCACTGGGAACAGTCAGTCGGCGGTAGTGGGTTTTACAAGACACACCTGAAAGTTGAAGACAGTATCATCGTCAGTACCGGGTCAGGGCAGAATCTTGTCGCCTTGGACGCATACACGGGTGATAAACAGTGGTCGTCTCCTGAGCTCGGTGTCGTCTTCGGACTAGCAACCCTCGGAAGCAAAGTGGTTGCCGCCCGGTCGTCCAACGACGAATCTGGCTTGGTTGCCATCGATACCAGCTCAGGTGAAATCGACTGGACAAACAACACAACGTCAGCTGTTAGTCAACCAGTCGCAGCAAGTGGCTTGGTTCTCCATACCGACGTTGTGACCGGCGTGCTGCACGCCTTCGATATAGAGACCGGAGAACAGGAGTGGCAGTATTCGACTGATAGTGATGCTAGTGCTCCTCCTGCTGGTGATGCTAATGCTCCTCCTGCTGGTGATGCTAATGCTCCTCCTGCGGTTGATACTGATGCTGGCCGTGTATTCCTCCCTGTGTCGAACATCGGACTGCACGTGCTGGATTTACAGACAGGCGAACGGCGGTGGTCTGCGGAAGCATTTGGATCATCGAAACAACCAGTTGTCACGGAAAATTCGGTCCTGGTTTGTGCAGCGGTGGAAATTTCCCAAGTGTCGCGTTCCGACCGGACGACAACAGCAGTCACAACACCGAGAAAGTCGATTTCATCCCCACTTGCGATCGGGTCGGACCAGATTTTCTTCACCGCTCGAAGCACCAAAGGCAGTGGTGCTCTCATGTACACAGTCACCCCCTAG
- a CDS encoding helix-turn-helix transcriptional regulator, with product MSSGAEELVEVVYKRFEVLQLVCEDSPEKRALVESVSKSRPTVDRAIRELESHGLVHRESGVCKPTYTGRVAYDLYSGLAESFATLEDTRGELLSLPRDADLDEVVFQGGTVLEPPEHAPYTRIEPMYEDVSSCDELVGVTRVVLPPYIDRIIEYGARDVADTELVVNTDILDVLLENQQDRTLDCIESGNTIYTAERLPNYCLFLVDDTILYIALYSGSNHLSTVIRNTDSQAVQWAENKISKIKSEASPVKRTDHERQLERHSP from the coding sequence ATGTCTAGCGGGGCTGAAGAGCTAGTCGAGGTCGTATACAAACGATTCGAGGTCCTGCAGTTGGTCTGTGAGGATTCCCCTGAAAAGCGAGCGTTAGTCGAGAGCGTGTCGAAATCGCGTCCGACAGTGGACCGTGCGATTCGAGAGCTCGAGAGCCACGGGCTCGTCCATCGAGAGAGTGGCGTCTGTAAACCGACCTACACCGGGCGAGTGGCATACGACCTATATTCGGGGTTAGCGGAGTCTTTCGCTACGCTCGAAGACACGAGAGGTGAGTTGTTGTCGTTGCCACGGGACGCCGATTTAGACGAAGTCGTGTTTCAGGGCGGAACTGTCCTCGAACCGCCAGAACACGCTCCGTATACGCGAATTGAGCCGATGTACGAGGACGTTTCGAGCTGTGACGAACTCGTCGGGGTTACGCGAGTCGTCCTCCCGCCGTATATCGACCGAATCATCGAATATGGCGCCAGAGACGTCGCCGACACTGAGTTAGTCGTTAACACCGATATCCTGGACGTTCTCCTGGAAAATCAACAGGACCGAACTCTGGACTGCATCGAATCAGGTAACACAATCTATACAGCGGAGCGCCTCCCGAACTACTGTCTCTTTCTCGTCGATGACACCATTCTCTATATCGCACTGTACTCCGGTTCGAATCACTTGTCCACAGTCATCCGGAACACCGATTCCCAGGCCGTCCAGTGGGCGGAAAACAAAATATCGAAAATTAAATCGGAAGCGTCGCCAGTGAAACGGACAGACCACGAAAGACAGCTCGAACGGCACAGTCCCTGA
- a CDS encoding helix-turn-helix domain-containing protein, translated as MREFVFTIEYERGVDEVMDLFMENPELHARTTAVHATSESMWRLDHVTGSKEVLEAFDDLLGRVTRDNQTTGMCGSPLVEWDYEILSSSQTHRLVYTSQKEGTGVHSIPHVAAKHIGDGLLMQAERRGNQYQWRLLMDDEETVGAIYDEVERGLCDGLSINVQRLSEPECGIDNGVREDELPPKQQAALEAAAEHGYYETPRRNSLQSIADMIDVPTSTLQYRITRAEAWLATEFVSGSLGAQPDDQREPEDIPLESEGAA; from the coding sequence ATGCGGGAGTTCGTCTTCACAATCGAATACGAGAGGGGAGTCGACGAGGTCATGGACCTGTTCATGGAAAATCCAGAGCTCCATGCCAGAACGACAGCGGTTCACGCGACGAGTGAATCGATGTGGCGTCTCGACCACGTTACTGGTTCGAAAGAAGTTCTCGAAGCCTTCGACGACTTGCTCGGTCGCGTCACCCGCGATAACCAAACCACCGGGATGTGTGGGTCGCCCCTCGTAGAGTGGGACTACGAAATCCTCTCGAGTTCACAGACCCACCGCCTCGTCTATACGTCTCAGAAGGAGGGGACCGGCGTCCACTCGATTCCCCACGTCGCTGCAAAACACATCGGTGACGGATTGCTGATGCAAGCGGAACGCCGCGGAAATCAGTATCAGTGGCGGCTGCTCATGGACGACGAGGAGACGGTGGGAGCCATCTACGACGAGGTCGAGCGCGGGCTCTGTGACGGGCTCTCCATCAACGTTCAGCGGTTGAGTGAACCGGAGTGTGGGATTGACAACGGGGTCCGCGAGGACGAACTGCCGCCCAAGCAACAGGCCGCCCTCGAAGCCGCAGCCGAGCACGGCTACTACGAGACGCCACGACGCAACTCTCTCCAGTCGATCGCAGACATGATTGACGTTCCGACGTCGACCCTCCAGTACCGCATCACGCGCGCCGAAGCGTGGCTCGCGACGGAGTTCGTCTCGGGTTCGCTCGGTGCCCAACCAGATGATCAGCGCGAACCAGAAGACATCCCACTCGAATCAGAAGGTGCGGCCTGA